Proteins from one Salarias fasciatus chromosome 14, fSalaFa1.1, whole genome shotgun sequence genomic window:
- the tmem91 gene encoding synapse differentiation-inducing gene protein 1 isoform X2 translates to MERLDELEHPLLGENPNNSRAAGPRPAPGPVTGQAPGGMFRGVLVKCEEDRAYPPLAWSNYCGHPPELQQQQFLDPCSLPRTLESYYPAGPLWGHTDSLLSKDYLETTFVDIRPGSTLERKLLAETQDFHSVSYSMDDEDDLLPDSDDSSIDDFSDTDSESNFPLMIPQDYLGLAFFSMLCCFWPLGIAAFYLSQKTNKASAQGDFQGANAASRQALWLSVLSIVFGIITYICAIAALISYLSGKPP, encoded by the exons ATGGAGCGGCTAGATGAGCTGGAGCACCCTCTTCTGGGAGAAAATCCCAACAACAGCCGGGCAGCAGGGCCGCGGCCGGCGCCG ggtccggTGACGGGTCAGGCCCCGGGCGGGATGTTCAGGGGCGTCTTGGTGAAGTGTGAGGAGGACCGTGCCTACCCCCCCTTAGCGTGGAGCAACTACTGCGGACATCCtcctgagctccagcagcagcagttcttgGACCCGTGCTCCTTGCCTCGCACGCTGGAGTCCTACTACCCGGCGGGGCCCCTCTGGGGCCACACGGACTCCCTGCTCAGCAAAGACTACCTGGAGACCACCTTCGTGGACATCCGGCCCGGCTCCACGctggagaggaagctgctggcCGAGACGCAGGACTTCCACAGCGTCTCCTACAGCATGGACGACGAGGACGACCTGCTGCCGGACTCCGAC GACTCTTCCATTGATGACTTCAGTGATACAGACAGCGAGAGCAACTTCCCCCTGATGATCCCTCAGGACTACCTGGGTCTGGCCTTTTTCTCcatgctctgctgcttctggcCCCTGGGCATCGCCGCCTTCTACCTTTCACagaag ACCAACAAGGCTTCGGCTCAGGGGGATTTTCAGGGGGCGAACGCGGCGTCTCGTCAGGCGCTGTGGCTCTCCGTGCTGTCCATCGTCTTCGGGATCATCACGTACATTTGCGCCATCGCTGCACTGATTTCCTACCTGTCTGGAAAGCCACCCTAA
- the tmem91 gene encoding synapse differentiation-inducing gene protein 1 isoform X1 encodes MERLDELEHPLLGENPNNSRAAGPRPAPGPGQGQGQGQGPVTGQAPGGMFRGVLVKCEEDRAYPPLAWSNYCGHPPELQQQQFLDPCSLPRTLESYYPAGPLWGHTDSLLSKDYLETTFVDIRPGSTLERKLLAETQDFHSVSYSMDDEDDLLPDSDDSSIDDFSDTDSESNFPLMIPQDYLGLAFFSMLCCFWPLGIAAFYLSQKTNKASAQGDFQGANAASRQALWLSVLSIVFGIITYICAIAALISYLSGKPP; translated from the exons ATGGAGCGGCTAGATGAGCTGGAGCACCCTCTTCTGGGAGAAAATCCCAACAACAGCCGGGCAGCAGGGCCGCGGCCGGCGCCGGGGccgggtcagggtcagggtcagggtcagggtccggTGACGGGTCAGGCCCCGGGCGGGATGTTCAGGGGCGTCTTGGTGAAGTGTGAGGAGGACCGTGCCTACCCCCCCTTAGCGTGGAGCAACTACTGCGGACATCCtcctgagctccagcagcagcagttcttgGACCCGTGCTCCTTGCCTCGCACGCTGGAGTCCTACTACCCGGCGGGGCCCCTCTGGGGCCACACGGACTCCCTGCTCAGCAAAGACTACCTGGAGACCACCTTCGTGGACATCCGGCCCGGCTCCACGctggagaggaagctgctggcCGAGACGCAGGACTTCCACAGCGTCTCCTACAGCATGGACGACGAGGACGACCTGCTGCCGGACTCCGAC GACTCTTCCATTGATGACTTCAGTGATACAGACAGCGAGAGCAACTTCCCCCTGATGATCCCTCAGGACTACCTGGGTCTGGCCTTTTTCTCcatgctctgctgcttctggcCCCTGGGCATCGCCGCCTTCTACCTTTCACagaag ACCAACAAGGCTTCGGCTCAGGGGGATTTTCAGGGGGCGAACGCGGCGTCTCGTCAGGCGCTGTGGCTCTCCGTGCTGTCCATCGTCTTCGGGATCATCACGTACATTTGCGCCATCGCTGCACTGATTTCCTACCTGTCTGGAAAGCCACCCTAA
- the exosc5 gene encoding exosome complex component RRP46 translates to MEVCESSKVSLREFGCEQNLLSRPDGSASFVQGDTSVMAGVYGPAEVKVSKEIYDRATLEVLIQPKVGLPTVRERSQEQCIRETCEASLLLSLHPRSSLTLVLQVLHDDGSLLSCFLNAACMALMDAGLPMSCLFCGVTCAINTDGQIITDPTAAQEKESRALMTFAIDCAKRRVLMSSTKGSFSVHELQQCIAVSQKASEKIFQFYRDSVRRRYSKNL, encoded by the exons ATGGAGGTCTGCGAATCATCTAAAGTCTCTCTGAGAGAGTTTGGCTGCGAACAGAACTTATTATCTAGACCTGATGGCTCCGCGTCCTTTGTGCAGG GAGACACAAGTGTGATGGCTGGAGTGTACGGACCAGCTGAGGTCAAGGTCAGTAAGGAAATCTATGACCGGGCGACGCTGGAGGTGTTGATACAGCCTAAAGTTGGACTGCCAA CCGTGCGGGAGCGATCACAGGAGCAGTGTATACGAGAGACCTGCGAGGCGTCTCTGCTTCTGTCCCTTCACCCTCGCTCGTCCCTCACCCTCGTCCTCCAGGTGTTGCACGACGACGGCTCC CTCCTGTCCTGCTTTCTGAATGCGGCCTGCATGGCCCTGATGGACGCAGGGTTACCCATGAGCTGCCTCTTCTGCGGAGTGACCTGTGCCATCAACACGGACGGACAGATCATCACCGACCCCACCGCCGCTCAGGAAAAG GAAAGTCGAGCTTTGATGACCTTTGCGATCGACTGCGCCAAACGTCGAGTCTTGATGTCGTCGACCAAAGGATCCTTTTCAGTCCATGAG ctgcagcagtgcatcGCTGTCAGCCAGAAAGCTTCAGAGAAGATCTTCCAATTCTACAGAGACTCAGTCAGACGGCGATACTCCAAAAACCTCTGA